A single region of the Hyphomonas adhaerens MHS-3 genome encodes:
- the msrA gene encoding peptide-methionine (S)-S-oxide reductase MsrA — MRTRSPQAVALAAGLAAMALGFFSSAGAQDQVSSPDAKRLSTAVFAGGCFWCVEADFDKVDGVVSTVSGYTGGTVVNPTYEQVSHKKTGHYEAVKVTYDPDKVSYDALVDYYFHHIDPTDSTGQFCDKGDSYRSAVFVANADQREVAETEVEMIDHSGVLGTPVVTKILDASTFWPAEDYHQDYYKKNPLKYRYYRTACGRDARVKKVWADGASGH; from the coding sequence ATGCGTACCCGTTCACCCCAAGCAGTTGCCCTTGCGGCCGGTCTCGCTGCGATGGCGCTCGGATTCTTTTCCAGCGCCGGCGCGCAGGATCAGGTTTCCAGCCCGGACGCGAAACGTCTGTCGACGGCCGTGTTTGCCGGTGGGTGCTTCTGGTGCGTGGAAGCGGACTTCGACAAGGTCGACGGGGTTGTCTCGACCGTCTCCGGCTATACCGGCGGCACGGTGGTGAACCCGACCTATGAACAGGTCTCGCACAAGAAGACGGGTCACTATGAGGCCGTCAAAGTCACCTATGATCCGGACAAGGTCAGTTATGATGCGCTGGTGGACTATTACTTCCACCACATCGACCCGACCGATTCGACCGGCCAGTTCTGCGACAAGGGCGACAGCTATCGCTCCGCCGTGTTCGTCGCCAATGCAGACCAGCGTGAAGTGGCCGAAACCGAAGTCGAGATGATCGATCATTCCGGCGTCCTGGGCACACCGGTGGTCACCAAGATCCTCGACGCCAGCACGTTCTGGCCGGCTGAGGACTATCACCAGGATTACTACAAGAAGAACCCGCTCAAATACCGCTACTACCGCACGGCCTGTGGCCGGGATGCGCGGGTGAAAAAGGTCTGGGCGGACGGGGCATCCGGTCACTGA